The nucleotide window CGGCGAACCCGAACTGGTGATCGACCGGCTCGGACTCGAGTAACGCCTCGGAGGCGAGTAGAACGTCGGACGGGATGCGATTCACCCCGCGTGTTGCGCGGGTCACACGCATCCCGTCCGACGTTCTTACCGTCCTGCGATAAGATCGCGGCGGCGATGGACCCCGCCAGGGCTCGACCCGAACCGCGACGACGCTGATGGCTCCTGACCAGTTCAGCGTGTCGCGACGTGATGACGCCGTGGCGTACTCGTGGGTCCGGGAGTGTTCATGACAACTCAGCCGTCCGCCGCAGCGCGGTCCGCCCGGGCGCAGGCAGCCAAGCCACCGCATCAGCAGGTGCGCTACCTGATCGTCGTCGGCATCGGTGGTGCCGTCGGCACGTCGGCCCGCTTCCTGACAACGCAGTTGAGCGCGCCGTGGCTGTCCCAGCCGGCCGCTACCATGATCATCAACGTGATCGGCAGCCTACTGCTGGGACTGCTGCTGGAGGCGTTGGCCTGCCGAGGACCGGATGTCGGTCGCCGGCGGATGGTGCGGCTGCTGCTGGGCACCGGGGTGCTCGGCGGATTCACCACCTACAGCACCTTCGCCACTGACGTGCAGAGCTATCTGCAGCAGGGGCAGTGGCTGCTCGCCGCGGGATACGGCATCGGCAGTGTGCTGCTGGGGCTGCTGGCCGCCGGTGTCGGCGTCTGGCTGGCCACCGTCCTGCACCGCGGCGGGCGCCGTCCGATCAAGCGGGGGAGCGCTTCATGATCATCAATGTGCTGCTGCTGGCGCTCTGCGGCGGTCTCGGAGCGGTCAGCCGATTCCTGCTCGACGGTGTGCTGCGGCACCGGATCGGTGGCAGCTTCCCCGGCGGGACCATGATCATCAATCTCAGTGGATCGCTGCTGCTCGGCTTCCTGACCGGGCTGGTCGCCGGCGGGCTGCCCGGTGAGTTGTCCACGATCGCCGGCACCGGCTTCCTCGGCGGCTACACCACCTTCAGTACGGCCTCGGTGGAGACCCTGCGGCTGCTGCAGGAACGCCGCTACGCCGGCGCCGTCGGCTTCGCCCTCGGCACCCTGATCCCGGCCGTTGTCCTTGCCCTGTTGGGATTCCTGCTCGGCCGGG belongs to Microlunatus elymi and includes:
- a CDS encoding fluoride efflux transporter FluC translates to MTTQPSAAARSARAQAAKPPHQQVRYLIVVGIGGAVGTSARFLTTQLSAPWLSQPAATMIINVIGSLLLGLLLEALACRGPDVGRRRMVRLLLGTGVLGGFTTYSTFATDVQSYLQQGQWLLAAGYGIGSVLLGLLAAGVGVWLATVLHRGGRRPIKRGSAS
- a CDS encoding fluoride efflux transporter FluC, whose protein sequence is MIINVLLLALCGGLGAVSRFLLDGVLRHRIGGSFPGGTMIINLSGSLLLGFLTGLVAGGLPGELSTIAGTGFLGGYTTFSTASVETLRLLQERRYAGAVGFALGTLIPAVVLALLGFLLGRAIG